In Aedes albopictus strain Foshan chromosome 3, AalbF5, whole genome shotgun sequence, the following are encoded in one genomic region:
- the LOC134289939 gene encoding uncharacterized protein LOC134289939 produces the protein MALIGTIDPYVPGTSFSNYVELIEYFFSSNNIAEERKKDIFMSCAGLAVFEELKLLYPATDLKTLTYAEITKKLKERLDKIDSEIMLRFKFRCRRQSPTESGENYVLAVKHLAESCDFGAFRDSAIRDQLVFGVYNRELQKRLLNEEELNLRSAERIIKGFEMANNNSLYFAETAAGAGVNSVKNRLGNRQSRVDRYDRDRSRSWDKKFSKNGDSRAVYRKYEGREGRSRSGQRNSSRGRYANFVCHFCRKRGHIQKNCYRYKDSQGDSVNSVKEVTKPKEVHDYFKRLRVDYDSESEEEDLNRNSPHLGPQGAGEDSESDWTKA, from the exons ATGGCGTTGATCGGCACAATCGACCCGTACGTCCCCGGCACCAGTTTTTCGAATTACGTAGAgttaattgaatattttttttcatcaaacaatATTGCGGAAGAACGGAAGAAAGACATATTCATGAGTTGTGCGGGACTAGCGGTGTTTGAAGAATTGAAACTCTTGTATCCAGCCACGGATCTTAAGACGTTAACATACGCGGAAATAACGAAAAAATTGAAAGAACGACTAGACAAAATTGATTCTGAAATAATGTTGCGTTTTAAGTTTCGCTGTAGACGGCAAAGCCCTACGGAAAGTGGAGAAAATTATGTTCTGGCGGTTAAACATTTGGCTGAATCGTGCGATTTTGGCGCGTTTCGTGACTCCGCTATTCGTGATCAATTGGTTTTCGGTGTATATAATAGGGAGCTTCAAAAGCGACTGTTAAATGAAGAAGAATTGAATTTGCGTTCGGCTGAAAGGATAATTAAGGGATTTGAAATGGCGAACAACAACAGCCTTTATTTTGCCGAAACAGCAGCTGGAGCTGGAGTAAATTCTGTTAAGAATCGCCTAGGGAACAGACAGTCTAGGGTGGATAGATATGATCGCGACCGTAGTAGGTCGTGGGACAAAAAATTCAGTAAAAATGGAGATTCGCGTGCAGTTTATAGGAAATATGAAGGACGGGAAGGACGATCAAGGTCGGGCCAACGGAATTCGAGCCGGGGCAGATACGCCAATTTTGTCTGCCATTTTTGTAGGAAGCGGGGCCACATCCAGAAGAATTGTTATCGATATAAGGATAGTCAAGGAGATTCGGTCAATTCGGTGAAGGAGGTCACAAAGCCAAAAGAAGTCCACGACTATTTCAAGAGACTCCGAGTAGACTACGATTCTGAAAGTGAGGAAGAAG ATCTCAATCGGAACAGCCCTCATCTCGGCCCACAAGGGGCAGGTGAAGATTCGGAGTCAGACTGGACGAAGGCGTAA